One genomic region from Ochotona princeps isolate mOchPri1 chromosome 5, mOchPri1.hap1, whole genome shotgun sequence encodes:
- the AMER3 gene encoding APC membrane recruitment protein 3, with amino-acid sequence MELKRGKTFIKSSLQISHEKAPDSAVTIPAREDVSPSEMASQAGQNVHSYDRGPGKGVQSDPEGTAVASGTSFRLVRKSKTHDNVSGASRAAGTSGQLVASASFSGPSGGQRMIDYRHFVPQMPFVPAVAKSIPRKRISLKRPKKCFWNLFHLRRNKAEGVASLVAKGKSLASHGGLLDVAGRRSATFLPLGEDPGLDGLCQDLCDGDLLLDSSFELCRALCEDVASLKSFDSLTGCGEIFADESSVPSLELNEENPDGPARVSQSPGCKTTGGPVQGGVEKLASPAQNEASDFSKFWDSVNRSVTQQHRALLGPWSAAGPQGPDTDQARPGDAAGLAELPLCPCSDPPRGSKASSIDTSTPKSEQPESVSTSDEGYYDSFSPGLEEDKKEAPSPSTPVATFPRDSYSGDALYELFYDPSDSPGVPSLDDDPCVSESLSGPALGTPLSMCSFHMGAEENLAPAPGPDLLSQGFLQSTWKGKECLLKLCDTELAITMGIVNWLRRAPEPRTPPTAAPILPALEDPMAPLRAPRELVEKLGARGCQAPETPRATVCSAPSRQELWAQLGTQDLIPGNNRVPAGAVEAVGTPARDPFLEEGSRSPPDGWFSSVESVAAATMETSRKTTAPVSPAWLSLQKEHQPPGMLGCSQLTRKPAEKQSILSTEPTLIGCAVQLGTLRIDPEGQPPATQPAGQNLVNGLFKQPRVRRPHSPQREQPSSLASNAESSPASSPDLRHANCTLDPSWLSPEPAGPSTQACASVEDGPMQCSPGAVGRAAQRGQLDTEPPSATVSRQNPWSRPPEISGLALPSQWGGVPSASAPKCCCSLLAHEDHLVSQPEVRAARPATAEAHL; translated from the coding sequence ATGGAGCTGAAGCGAGGAAAGACCTTCATCAAATCCAGCCTTCAGATTTCCCATGAGAAAGCCCCAGACTCAGCGGTCACCATTCCAGCGAGGGAGGATGTCAGCCCCAGTGAGATGGCCTCCCAGGCGGGTCAGAATGTCCACAGCTACGATAGAGGCCCTGGCAAGGGGGTGCAGTCGGACCCCGAGGGTACGGCCGTGGCTTCTGGGACCTCCTTCAGACTGGTTCGGAAGAGCAAGACGCATGACAATGTGTCCGGGGCCAGCAGGGCAGCTGGTACTTCGGGGCAGCTGGTGGCCAGTGCCAGCTTCTCTGGGCCCTCTGGTGGCCAGCGCATGATTGACTACCGCCACTTCGTGCCCCAAATGCCTTTTGTACCTGCCGTGGCCAAGAGCATCCCCAGGAAGAGGATTTCCTTGAAACGGCCCAAGAAATGCTTTTGGAACCTATTCCACCTGCGCAGGAACAAGGCGGAGGGTGTGGCCTCACTGGTGGCCAAGGGCAAGAGCCTGGCCTCCCACGGGGGCCTGTTGGACGTGGCAGGGCGCCGCAGTGCCACTTTCCTGCCGTTGGGTGAGGACCCGGGGCTGGACGGCCTGTGTCAGGACCTGTGTGATGGTGACCTGCTGCTGGACTCGTCCTTTGAACTCTGCCGGGCGCTGTGCGAGGATGTGGCTTCGCTCAAGAGTTTTGACTCGCTCACTGGCTGCGGGGAGATCTTTGCAGATGAGAGCTCCGTGCCGTCCCTGGAACTGAACGAAGAAAACCCCGATGGCCCAGCCCGAGTGTCCCAGAGCCCGGGCTGCAAGACTACTGGAGGCCCCGTCCAGGGCGGTGTGGAGAAGCTGGCATCCCCTGCCCAAAATGAGGCATCGGACTTCTCCAAATTCTGGGACAGTGTGAACCGCAGCGTGACGCAGCAGCACCGTGCCCTCCTGGGCCCGTGGTCGGCGGCAGGACCCCAGGGCCCGGACACtgatcaggccaggccaggggatGCGGCTGGGCTGGCCGAGCTGCCCTTGTGCCCCTGCAGTGACCCACCCAGGGGCTCCAAGGCCAGCTCCATAGACACGAGCACCCCGAAGAGCGAGCAGCCGGAGTCGGTGTCCACCAGCGACGAGGGCTATTATGACTCCTTCTCGCCAGGCTTGGAGGAAGACAAGAAAGAGGCCCCGAGCCCCAGCACACCTGTTGCTACCTTCCCCCGTGACAGCTACAGCGGGGACGCCCTATACGAGCTCTTCTATGACCCCAGTGACAGCCCTGGGGTGCCGAGCCTGGACGATGACCCATGTGTGTCTGAGAGTCTGTCGGGGCCAGCCCTGGGGACACCACTGTCCATGTGCAGCTTCCACATGGGGGCGGAGGAGAACCTGGCCCCTGCGCCTGGCCCTGACTTGCTCAGTCAGGGTTTCCTGCAGAGCACCTGGAAGGGCAAGGAGTGCCTGCTGAAGCTCTGTGACACGGAGCTGGCCATCACCATGGGCATTGTCAACTGGCTCCGCCGTGCCCCCGAACCCCGCACCCCACCCACAGCTGCCCCCATACTTCCTGCACTTGAGGACCCCATGGCCCCCCTGAGAGCTCCCAGGGAGCTGGTggaaaagctaggagccagggggtGCCAAGCCCCCGAGACACCCAGGGCCACCGTGTGCTCAgcgcccagcaggcaggagctgtggGCACAACTGGGTACCCAAGATCTGATCCCTGGAAACAACAGGGTCCCAGCAGGGGCTGTGGAGGCCGTGGGCACTCCAGCCAGGGACCCCTTTCTGGAAGAAGGGAGCCGGAGCCCCCCTGATGGCTGGTTCTCCTCTGTGGAGTCTGTGGCTGCAGCAACAATGGAAACTTCTAGAAAAACCACAGCGCCAGTGTCccctgcctggctcagcttgCAGAAAGAGCACCAACCACCAGGGATGCTGGGCTGTTCTCAGCTGACCCGGAAGCCTGCTGAGAAGCAGAGTATTCTGAGTACAGAACCCACACTGATAGGCTGTGCGGTCCAGCTGGGAACCTTGCGGATTGACCCAGAGGGCCAGCCCCCGGCCACACAGCCTGCAGGGCAGAACCTGGTCAACGGGCTCTTTAAACAACCTCGGGTCAGACGCCCTCACAGTCCACAGCGGGAACAGCCCAGCAGCTTGGCAAGCAATGCTGAGTCCTCCCCAGCCAGCTCACCAGATCTCAGGCATGCAAACTGCACCCTGGACCCGAGCTGGCTCTCGCCGGAGCCAGCAGGGCCAAGCACCCAGGCCTGTGCTTCTGTGGAGGACGGGCCCATGCAGTGCAGCCCCGGGGCTGTGGGGCGAGCAGCACAAAGGGGTCAGCTAGACACTGAGCCACCATCAGCTACTGTGTCACGGCAGAATCCTTGGAGCCGACCCCCAGAAATCTCAGGCCTTGCTTTGCCGAGCCAGTGGGGAGGGGTGCCCTCTGCAAGTGCCCCCAAATGCTGTTGCAGCCTGCTGGCCCATGAGGATCATCTTGTCAGTCAGCCAGAAGTGAGGGCTGCCCGGCCAGCCACAGCAGAGGCACACCTGTAG